Proteins co-encoded in one Candidatus Effluviviaceae Genus V sp. genomic window:
- a CDS encoding AMP-binding protein codes for METLRELVAGLERRGDAQAVVAFGGDEVRTFTYAELGRAAARVAAGLATRGLGRGDRVAVSSEPSFEAIVSVLGVIGSGASIVPVDVQLTGSPLVRGLEAAGVGLVFTTAERASTLREAVSSLELVVLDEDPGLDGIVGADAEPVKAEPSDEAALFFTSGTTGTVKGVPLTHANITHQIDTLVASELVGPDDRMLLPLPLHHVYPFVVSVLLPLALGMPILLPNSLTGPDLVRALRDGEVTVVIGVPRLYEALLDGIEARVSSRGMLATAWFRGAFGLSYATRRALGLRMGKTLLGPIHAEFGRGLDVVASGGAPLRPEIAWRLEAMGWRVAIGYGLTETSPILTLNPPGRARIGSVGRAIDRVELELDEEAEGAGNGLGEVLARGPNVFAGYLDDEEETDSSFTSDGWFRTGDLGRFDGEGYLFLSGRVSNLIVTEGGENVWPEEVEDAYAASDAVSELGVFERDGRLFGVVVPALAGIAEDETPEEAVRRAVDRVSRELPSYKRINEYAVTRRSLERTRLGKLRRHLLPGRYDEAASGEETAAGPLPLEEMGDDDRRLLENEAAREVWDWFAESYRDVPITPDTSPRHDLGIDSLEWLSLTMELSQRAGVVIGEDTISRVETIRDLLETVQERAEGEIGEEGRDPFEEPEELLNEAQLASLERHDRFEAAMARGLVGFVRGVSRLVYRLEVEGLENLPDEPPYLITPNHVSFLDPFVLGAAMGADRLRDVYWSAWVQAGFSNPVKRYVSRLAKTVPIDPYRAAVSSLALGAAVLGRGHALVWFPEGGRSRAGRLKEFKRGIGMLLDTHPVPVVPVIIRGTYEAWPPGQTLPGAHPVRVTFGKIVRPEELESEGEGDAARDRITSGLRRRMRSMLGEAESEAP; via the coding sequence ATGGAGACGCTCCGTGAACTCGTCGCCGGCCTGGAGCGGCGCGGAGACGCGCAGGCCGTCGTGGCGTTCGGTGGCGACGAGGTCCGTACCTTCACGTACGCGGAGCTCGGCAGAGCTGCCGCACGGGTGGCCGCGGGCCTCGCAACACGAGGACTGGGTCGCGGCGACCGCGTGGCGGTCTCCTCGGAGCCCTCCTTCGAGGCCATCGTCTCGGTACTCGGCGTGATCGGGAGCGGTGCCTCGATCGTCCCGGTCGACGTCCAGCTGACTGGTTCACCTCTCGTGCGCGGTCTGGAGGCGGCTGGGGTCGGACTCGTGTTCACGACGGCGGAGCGCGCCTCGACGCTCAGGGAGGCCGTTTCGAGCCTCGAGCTCGTGGTTCTGGACGAAGACCCAGGCCTCGACGGCATCGTCGGGGCGGACGCCGAACCCGTCAAGGCCGAGCCGTCGGACGAGGCGGCCCTTTTCTTCACGTCGGGGACGACCGGTACGGTCAAGGGCGTTCCACTGACGCACGCGAACATCACGCATCAGATCGACACGCTCGTCGCGTCCGAGCTCGTCGGTCCGGACGACAGAATGCTCCTGCCGCTTCCGCTCCACCACGTCTACCCCTTCGTTGTCTCGGTGCTGCTTCCTCTGGCGTTGGGCATGCCGATACTGCTGCCGAACTCCCTGACGGGTCCCGACCTTGTCCGCGCGCTCCGTGACGGCGAGGTCACCGTCGTCATCGGCGTGCCGCGGCTCTACGAAGCGCTTCTCGACGGCATCGAAGCGCGGGTGTCGTCGCGCGGGATGCTCGCGACGGCTTGGTTCCGAGGCGCCTTCGGGCTCTCGTACGCTACACGGCGTGCGCTCGGGCTTCGAATGGGGAAGACGCTTCTCGGTCCGATCCACGCGGAGTTCGGACGCGGGCTCGACGTCGTGGCGTCCGGCGGGGCGCCGCTCCGGCCGGAGATCGCGTGGAGGCTCGAGGCGATGGGGTGGCGGGTCGCCATCGGGTACGGGCTGACCGAGACCTCGCCGATCCTGACGCTCAACCCGCCGGGCCGGGCCCGGATCGGCAGCGTCGGCCGCGCCATCGACCGCGTCGAGCTCGAGCTCGACGAGGAGGCCGAGGGAGCCGGGAACGGACTCGGGGAGGTACTGGCCAGAGGGCCGAACGTCTTCGCCGGATATCTCGACGACGAGGAGGAGACGGACTCGTCGTTCACCTCGGACGGCTGGTTTCGCACGGGAGATCTCGGGCGGTTCGACGGCGAAGGGTACCTCTTCCTCTCGGGGCGTGTCTCAAACCTCATCGTGACCGAGGGAGGGGAGAACGTCTGGCCCGAGGAGGTCGAGGACGCGTACGCTGCGAGCGACGCAGTCAGTGAACTGGGCGTCTTCGAGCGCGATGGACGGCTCTTCGGCGTCGTCGTGCCCGCGCTGGCCGGTATCGCAGAGGACGAGACCCCGGAGGAGGCCGTCCGACGCGCGGTCGACCGGGTCTCGCGGGAGCTTCCCTCCTACAAGCGCATCAACGAGTACGCCGTTACCCGGCGCTCGCTCGAGCGCACGCGGCTGGGGAAGCTCCGCAGGCATCTCCTGCCGGGCCGCTACGACGAGGCGGCGTCCGGGGAGGAGACGGCAGCGGGGCCGCTTCCGCTCGAGGAGATGGGCGACGACGACCGGCGGCTTCTCGAGAACGAGGCCGCGCGCGAGGTGTGGGACTGGTTCGCGGAGTCCTACCGTGACGTCCCGATCACGCCCGATACCAGTCCCCGGCACGACCTGGGCATCGACTCGCTGGAATGGCTCAGTCTGACGATGGAGCTCTCACAGCGAGCGGGCGTCGTGATCGGGGAGGACACGATCTCCCGGGTCGAGACGATCAGGGACCTCCTGGAGACCGTCCAAGAACGGGCGGAGGGCGAGATCGGCGAGGAGGGCAGAGACCCATTCGAGGAGCCGGAAGAGCTCCTGAACGAAGCCCAGCTTGCCTCGCTCGAGCGCCACGACCGGTTCGAGGCGGCGATGGCCCGCGGGCTCGTCGGCTTCGTCCGGGGCGTCAGTCGTCTGGTCTACCGCCTGGAGGTCGAGGGACTCGAGAACCTGCCCGACGAGCCGCCGTACCTCATCACGCCGAACCACGTGAGTTTCCTCGACCCGTTCGTGCTGGGAGCGGCGATGGGCGCCGACCGACTCAGGGACGTCTACTGGAGCGCCTGGGTTCAGGCGGGGTTCAGCAACCCGGTCAAGCGATACGTAAGCCGTCTCGCCAAGACCGTGCCGATAGACCCCTACAGGGCCGCCGTCTCCAGCCTTGCGCTCGGGGCTGCGGTCCTCGGCAGGGGACACGCCCTGGTCTGGTTCCCCGAGGGAGGCCGCTCGCGGGCCGGCCGCCTCAAGGAGTTCAAACGGGGCATCGGCATGCTCCTCGATACACACCCGGTCCCGGTGGTGCCGGTCATCATCCGGGGGACGTACGAGGCCTGGCCACCCGGTCAGACGCTTCCCGGCGCGCACCCCGTGCGGGTCACCTTCGGCAAGATCGTGCGTCCCGAGGAACTCGAGAGCGAGGGGGAGGGCGACGCTGCCAGGGACAGGATCACGTCCGGCCTTCGGAGACGCATGCGCTCCATGCTTGGGGAGGCAGAGAGCGAGGCGCCTTAG
- the treZ gene encoding malto-oligosyltrehalose trehalohydrolase, translating to MRTFTVWVPFAGKVELGIGGRWVPMSPSGRGWWRATADAAPGTDYVFRVDGGEPRPDPRSPWQPDGVHGPSRVVDHDGFPWTDRDWQSRPLASAIIYELHVGTFTEEGTFDSTIGRLDHLVDLGVTHIDIMPVNEFAGPRGWGYDGVDVYAPHHAYGGPEALKRLVDACHERGLGVILDVVYNHFGPEGNYLGEFGPYFSRDYSTPWGPAVNLVEPWSDEVRRFIVDSALAWLRDYHIDGLRVDGVHALVDTSAVHIMEQLASEVETLSAREGRHHFVIGESDLNDPRLVQPRETGGYGVDAQWSGDFHHILHVLLTGERDGYYVDYEGLDDLARSFRQSFIYDNRFSRYRRRSFGRRPAGISGHRFVAFLQNHDQIGNRARGERIAHIAGERRQKVGAGLLFASPFVPLVFQGEEWSASSPFQYFTSYRDERTAERVRKGRREEFASFGWDPDDVPDPQDEETFRRSRLAWDEVDKEPHRSMLEWYRELIRLRKSSDDLSDGRMGDVATRFVDTKQWFVVERGTVSVIVNFGETPQTVPLAADRPRRLLLTSDPDVEIHDERVEVPPVAIAFLGP from the coding sequence GTGAGGACGTTCACTGTGTGGGTGCCGTTCGCGGGGAAGGTGGAGCTCGGGATCGGAGGTCGGTGGGTTCCGATGTCGCCGTCGGGACGCGGGTGGTGGCGAGCCACTGCGGACGCCGCTCCGGGCACCGACTACGTCTTCCGGGTCGACGGCGGCGAGCCGCGCCCGGACCCGCGATCCCCGTGGCAGCCTGATGGTGTGCACGGTCCGTCCAGAGTGGTCGATCACGACGGCTTCCCGTGGACCGACAGAGACTGGCAGTCGAGGCCTCTCGCGTCGGCGATCATCTACGAGCTCCATGTCGGGACGTTCACGGAAGAGGGGACCTTCGATTCGACCATCGGCCGGCTCGACCACCTCGTCGACCTCGGGGTCACGCACATCGACATAATGCCGGTGAACGAGTTCGCCGGACCGAGAGGGTGGGGCTACGACGGGGTCGACGTCTACGCGCCGCACCATGCGTACGGCGGCCCGGAGGCGCTCAAACGGCTCGTCGACGCCTGCCACGAGCGCGGTCTCGGCGTCATTCTCGACGTCGTCTACAACCACTTCGGCCCGGAAGGGAACTACCTGGGCGAGTTCGGGCCGTACTTCTCGAGGGATTACTCCACACCGTGGGGCCCGGCCGTGAACCTGGTCGAGCCGTGGAGCGACGAGGTCAGGCGTTTCATCGTGGACAGCGCGCTCGCGTGGCTCCGGGACTATCACATCGACGGGCTCCGCGTCGACGGGGTGCATGCGCTGGTCGACACCTCCGCCGTGCACATCATGGAGCAGCTTGCGAGCGAGGTCGAGACGCTCTCGGCCCGGGAGGGACGCCACCACTTCGTCATCGGCGAGAGCGACCTCAATGACCCGCGGCTCGTTCAGCCGAGAGAGACCGGCGGATACGGAGTCGACGCTCAGTGGAGCGGCGATTTCCATCACATCCTGCACGTCCTCCTGACAGGAGAGCGTGACGGCTACTACGTGGACTACGAGGGACTCGACGACCTCGCCAGGTCCTTCCGTCAGTCGTTCATCTACGACAACCGCTTCTCCCGGTACAGAAGGCGGAGCTTCGGCCGCAGGCCGGCCGGCATCAGCGGACACCGGTTCGTCGCGTTCCTTCAGAACCACGACCAGATCGGCAACCGCGCGCGTGGAGAGCGCATAGCGCACATTGCCGGGGAGCGTCGCCAGAAGGTCGGGGCCGGGCTTCTGTTCGCCTCTCCGTTCGTGCCGCTCGTCTTCCAGGGGGAGGAGTGGTCCGCGAGCTCTCCGTTCCAGTACTTCACGAGCTACCGGGACGAGAGGACGGCAGAGCGCGTCAGAAAGGGACGGCGGGAGGAGTTCGCGTCGTTCGGATGGGACCCCGACGACGTGCCCGATCCGCAGGACGAGGAGACCTTCCGCCGCTCGAGGCTCGCGTGGGACGAGGTGGACAAGGAGCCCCACCGCTCCATGCTCGAGTGGTACCGCGAGCTTATCCGGTTGAGAAAGAGCAGCGACGACCTGTCCGACGGCAGAATGGGCGACGTCGCGACGCGTTTCGTGGACACGAAGCAGTGGTTCGTCGTGGAGCGGGGGACGGTGTCGGTCATCGTGAACTTCGGAGAGACACCGCAGACGGTCCCTCTCGCGGCGGACCGTCCCCGGCGCCTGCTCCTGACGTCCGATCCGGACGTGGAGATCCACGACGAACGGGTCGAGGTGCCGCCCGTCGCGATCGCGTTCCTGGGTCCGTAG
- the treY gene encoding malto-oligosyltrehalose synthase — MSERRATYRLQLTPSFTFSDAAGLADHISRLGVSHVHCSPIFEARSGSPHGYDVVDPTRVRAELGGRSGFEALCRELRGSGLRVLLDIVPNHMAAWHENPWWWSVLERGEESPYAHYFDIDWHPPQTDLDGKVLLPFLGRPLDRALERGEVLLEDAGDGPVVVSGSFRFPVAEGTAPGGIEPGAGARERSAMMELLSRQHYVLADWRRGVVDLNYRRFANVSGLVGMRVEEADVFEALHGLVFELLDEGLIDGLRIDHVDGLRDPVGYFERLRARAPDAWIVVEKVLTGDERLRADWPVEGTTGYDVLTHIERLFVDEEGEADLSRLYEEFTGSAGAYPELELEKKLLVLDRLFASELGRLTDMVVTAADAHGGPANASFLSEALRALVASFPVYRAYVRPDEGTATREDAAVLDDALGRAAQLRPGLPRDVWVFLRDLFLLRYRDPNDRDAVARFQQLTGPVMAKGVEDTAFYCYNRLTCLNEVGGDPGRFSESTDAFHAWCSDLVAARPHTLSVVTTHDTKRSADVRARIALLAGVPTAWGESVRRWSRRNEPHRTDGMPDRNDEYLIYQTLVGAWPVDVERLRAFAQKAAHEAKRKTAWTRRDDDYDRALDRFVEGILGDGAFIEELERFLLPLDAVSKAASVSRTLVQMTAAGPPQIYRGDEVWYRALVDPDNRRPVDFVPVRRAVERAGYPEPNDAGAERGTSEWLRALARDAPGVSKARAVRAALTARRDCPSAFGPGSEHIALAVGGPKARHVVAFERRSRMGDGAAPAASVVTVVPRHLAGFSGDWRGTTVALPPGRYEDVFTGAAFEGTVRVEDLLADFPVALLTLRRCDQ; from the coding sequence AGCTCGGGGGCCGGAGCGGCTTCGAGGCGCTCTGCAGAGAGCTTCGGGGAAGCGGACTCCGCGTGCTTCTCGACATCGTCCCGAACCATATGGCGGCATGGCACGAGAACCCGTGGTGGTGGAGCGTCCTCGAACGTGGTGAGGAGAGCCCGTACGCGCACTACTTCGACATCGACTGGCATCCTCCGCAGACCGACCTCGACGGGAAGGTGCTTCTGCCGTTCCTCGGGCGGCCCCTCGACCGAGCCCTCGAGCGTGGCGAGGTGCTGCTCGAGGACGCGGGTGACGGCCCCGTCGTCGTCTCGGGCTCGTTCCGGTTTCCGGTAGCCGAGGGGACCGCTCCCGGCGGGATCGAACCCGGGGCCGGGGCGCGGGAGCGGAGCGCGATGATGGAGCTCCTGTCACGGCAGCACTACGTCCTGGCCGACTGGCGGAGGGGCGTGGTCGACCTCAACTACCGCCGCTTCGCGAACGTGTCCGGCCTCGTCGGCATGCGCGTCGAGGAGGCGGACGTCTTCGAGGCCCTCCACGGCCTCGTGTTCGAACTCCTTGACGAGGGACTCATCGACGGACTGCGCATCGACCACGTCGACGGACTCAGGGATCCGGTCGGGTACTTCGAGCGCCTTCGGGCACGCGCTCCGGATGCGTGGATCGTCGTGGAGAAGGTGCTCACCGGAGACGAACGACTCCGCGCCGACTGGCCGGTGGAGGGAACCACCGGCTACGACGTCCTGACGCATATCGAGCGCCTCTTCGTCGATGAGGAGGGAGAGGCGGACCTCTCGCGGCTCTACGAGGAGTTCACGGGCTCAGCGGGCGCGTATCCTGAGCTCGAGCTCGAGAAGAAGCTCCTCGTGCTCGACAGGCTCTTCGCGTCGGAGCTCGGCAGGCTGACGGACATGGTCGTCACGGCGGCCGATGCTCACGGCGGTCCGGCGAACGCGTCGTTCCTCTCGGAGGCGCTTCGGGCGCTCGTCGCGTCGTTTCCCGTCTACCGGGCGTACGTCCGTCCGGACGAGGGCACGGCCACGCGAGAGGATGCCGCCGTCCTCGATGATGCCCTCGGACGCGCCGCACAGCTTCGTCCGGGATTGCCTCGAGACGTCTGGGTCTTTCTCCGCGACCTCTTTCTGCTGCGCTACCGGGACCCGAACGACCGGGACGCCGTGGCCCGCTTCCAGCAGCTCACCGGACCGGTGATGGCCAAGGGCGTCGAGGACACCGCCTTCTACTGCTACAACCGTCTGACCTGTCTCAACGAGGTGGGAGGCGACCCGGGCCGCTTCTCGGAGTCGACGGATGCATTTCACGCGTGGTGTAGCGACCTGGTAGCAGCGCGGCCGCACACCCTCTCCGTCGTGACCACGCACGATACGAAGCGGAGCGCCGACGTCAGGGCGAGGATCGCGCTCCTCGCGGGGGTCCCGACAGCGTGGGGCGAGTCGGTCCGGCGATGGTCGCGTCGCAACGAGCCTCACAGGACCGACGGGATGCCGGACCGGAACGACGAGTATCTCATCTACCAGACGCTCGTCGGCGCGTGGCCCGTCGATGTCGAGAGGCTCAGGGCGTTCGCGCAGAAGGCCGCGCACGAGGCCAAGCGGAAGACCGCCTGGACGAGGCGGGACGATGATTACGACCGCGCGCTCGACCGCTTCGTCGAGGGCATCCTCGGCGACGGCGCGTTCATCGAGGAGCTGGAGCGTTTCCTTCTCCCGCTCGACGCCGTCTCGAAGGCTGCGTCGGTCTCGCGGACGCTTGTTCAGATGACGGCGGCGGGGCCCCCTCAGATCTACCGCGGCGACGAGGTCTGGTACCGGGCGCTGGTCGACCCGGACAACCGGCGACCGGTCGACTTCGTCCCCGTCCGCCGCGCTGTCGAACGGGCCGGCTATCCAGAGCCGAACGACGCGGGAGCGGAGAGAGGTACATCGGAGTGGTTGCGCGCTCTCGCCCGCGACGCCCCCGGCGTCTCGAAGGCGCGGGCCGTCAGGGCGGCGCTCACGGCGCGGCGCGATTGTCCGTCCGCGTTCGGGCCGGGCTCGGAGCACATCGCCCTCGCGGTCGGCGGTCCGAAGGCGAGGCACGTTGTCGCCTTCGAGAGGCGGTCGCGGATGGGGGACGGCGCCGCGCCGGCAGCTTCGGTCGTGACGGTCGTCCCCAGGCATCTCGCGGGGTTCTCGGGCGACTGGCGGGGGACGACGGTCGCGCTGCCCCCCGGCCGCTACGAGGACGTCTTCACCGGCGCCGCTTTCGAAGGGACGGTTCGTGTCGAGGACCTGCTGGCTGACTTCCCCGTCGCTCTGCTCACGTTACGGAGGTGTGACCAGTGA